A segment of the Aquipuribacter hungaricus genome:
CGGGGGCGTGCAGGCTGACGGCGAGCGTGACGGGCAGCCCCTCGGTCGCCAGACGCTGGATCGCCGGCACCAGGCCGACGGTGGAGACCGTGATGTGGCGGGCGGAGATGCCGAGGCCGTCCGGGGCGGGGTCGGTCATCCGGCGCAGCGCACCCAGGACCGCGCCGTAGTTGGCGAGCGGCTCGCCCATCCCCATGAAGACGACGTTGCTCACCCGGGTGCCGTTGTCGGCGCTGGCCCGGACCACCTGGTCGACGATCTCCGCGGTGGACAGGTTGCGGGTGAGGCCCTGCTGGCCGGTCGCGCAGAACGGGCACGCCATGCCGCAGCCGGCCTGGCTGGACAAGCACAGCGTGGTGCGGTCGGAGTAGCGCATGAGGACGCTCTCGACCAGCGCGCCGTCGAACAGCTTCCACAGCGTCTTGACGGTCGCGCCGCGGTCGCCCTCCATCCGGCGGACCACCGACAGCAGGTCGGGCAGCACCGCGGCGGCGACGGCCTCGCGCTGGCCGGCGGGCAGGTCGGTCATGTCCGCGGCGGCGCTGGTGAACCGCGTGAAGTAGTGGCGGGACAGCTGGGCGGCGCGGAAGCGGGGCAGGCCGGCCGCCACGACGGCGTCGGCACGCTCGTCGACGGTGAGGTCGGCGAGGTGCTGCGGCGGCTTCCCGCGGCGGGGCGGAGCGAGGACGAGCTCGAGAGGCACGGGACCAGTGTGCCAACGATCCGGGGCGGGCCGTTACCACACGGGGCGCGCGGCGCGCGGTCGTGCACCGGGCGGGCGACGGGCGGCTCCCCGGGGGACCTGCGCCGGACGGCGCCGGCTCAGACCTCGGTGAGGACCGCCCATCCCCGGGCCGGCAGCCGCACCCGACCCGGCGACACCTCGGCCTCCCCCAGCGCCACCTGCCAGCCGCCCTCGGGGACCTCGAGGTCGACCGGGTCCGCGTGCAGCGACAGCGCGACCACGAGCCGGCCCGGACCGTCGGCGGCGGCGCGGCTCGTGTACACCAGGTGCTCGTTGGCCAGGGCGCCCGCCTCGGTCGTGCAGGTGCGCAGCCACGGGTGGGCCCGGCGCAGCTGCGCGAGGTCCCGGTAGCGGCCGAACGTGCCCGGCACCTCGGGCACCAGGGCGAGCGGGTCCTCGGGGAACGCCGGCCGGATGGCGTCGTCGCCGCCGGCCCGCTCCTCCTTGACGGCGTGCAGCCCGTGCTCGTCGCCGGCGTAGACGCTGGGGACGCCCGCCACCGTCATGAGGACCACCTCGGCGTGGGGCAGCAGCGCCTCGTCGGGGACCTGGCTGGCGATGCGGGTGACG
Coding sequences within it:
- the rlmN gene encoding 23S rRNA (adenine(2503)-C(2))-methyltransferase RlmN, whose product is MPLELVLAPPRRGKPPQHLADLTVDERADAVVAAGLPRFRAAQLSRHYFTRFTSAAADMTDLPAGQREAVAAAVLPDLLSVVRRMEGDRGATVKTLWKLFDGALVESVLMRYSDRTTLCLSSQAGCGMACPFCATGQQGLTRNLSTAEIVDQVVRASADNGTRVSNVVFMGMGEPLANYGAVLGALRRMTDPAPDGLGISARHITVSTVGLVPAIQRLATEGLPVTLAVSLHAPDDGLRDTLVPINTKHKVGELLDAARAYFETTGRRVSIEYALIRDMNDHAWRAELLARELDRRGRGWVHVNPIPLNPTPGSIWTASDPRVEHEFVRVLRDAGIATTVRDTRGRDIDGACGQLAAQDLVQPRQGAAPTA